The nucleotide sequence TTTCCCTGATAATTCCATGTGTTTTTTAAACTTCTTTATATGAACAGGAATACAAATTGTTCCTTTTTTTTCGAGAATAAAACAGTTTCAAACTAAAAACTTATTAAAAGTTCTTAAATCCACTCATTTCAATAGCTTCAATTTTTTCCTACATTTAATCAAACCAATCATATGATCATGTATAGAATCCTCCTTACCTCTTTTTGTCTACTGATAAGCTCTTTCATCTTCGGTCAAAACCAACTGCATCAAAAGATTGACCAGAGCACCAAATCGATTGAATCAAAAGTGATCGATTGGCGCAGAGACATCCATCAGCATCCAGAATTGGGCAACCAAGAAACCCGGACTGCAGCCTTAGTCGCAAAACACCTTAGACAGATAGGGATAGAGGTAAAAGAAAATGTAGCGGTCACTGGTGTCGTCGGATTTTTGAAAGGTGGTCATGAAGGACCTACTGTTGCACTGAGGGCGGATATGGATGCCTTGCCGGTTACTGAAAGAAACGATTTACCATTTAAGTCTACCAAGACCACCATATATAATGATCAGGAAACAGGAATCATGCATGCTTGTGGACATGACACCCATGTAGCCATTTTAATGGGTGTAGCAGAGGTCTTGGCAGGCATGAAGGATGAACTTCACGGCAATGTCAAATTTATCTTTCAACCAGCAGAAGAAGGTGTCTTTGATCCCGGAATTGATTCCTGGGGTGCCAAACAAATGGTAGAAGAAGGCGTGATGGACGATGTAAATGCTGTTTTTGGTCTGCACATCAATTCCCAAACCGAAGTGGGCAAAATAAAATACCGATCAGGACCTGCCATGGCAGCAGTGGACAACCTCAAGCTTACCGTCAAAGGCAGACAGGCCCATGGGGCCTACCCTTGGTCATCAATTGATCCAATTGTAACCGCTGCACAAATCATCAATTCCCTGCAAACCATTATCAGCAGAAATGTAAACATCACCGAAAACCCGGCTATTGTCACCATTGGCAGTATTCATGGAGGCCTTCGCCAAAACATCATACCTGAAGAAGTAGAAATGCTTGGAACCATCAGGACCTATGGCCACGAACAGCAGGAGCTAATACACAGAAGAATTCATGAGATTGTGAGCCACACAGCACAGGCAGCTGCTGCTCAAGTCAATATTGAAATTGACAAAATTTACCCTGCCACTATCAACAACCCAGAACTTACCAAGAAAATGGTACAAACACTAAACACTGTTGCAGGTAAAGAAAACATCATTTACCATGATCCTATCACGGGAGCAGAAGATTTCAGTTATTTCCAACAAGAAGTCCCTGGTTTATTTATCTTTTTGGGTGGAATGCCCAAAGGGAAAGATCCTACAAAAGTAGCTGCCCACCATACGCCCGATTTCTTCATTGATGAGGAAAGTCTTAAACTCGGAGTAAGGGCCCTGAGTTATTTAACTGTAGATTATATGGATCAGCAATAATAAATTTAATATCAAAGAAGGCTGTCAAATTAGATGACAGCCTTCTTTGATATGTTTCGCTTAAGAAAATTTACTTTTCAAAAACCAAGGCATCTGGCTCAGCCCCTAACTCTTTCAGTCCACCCATAACGGCCTTCATAAAACCTCCAGGACCACAGACATAAAAGTGTTGGTGATCAAAATGGCCTATTTTATTTTTCAAATATTCCTTATTGATCAAGCCTTTGTCGTAAGCGGTATCCTTTTGATCAGAGATAATATTGATGAATTTATGCCCCAAAATAGCCTTCAACTCTTCATAAAGGATAATATCATCATTGGTCTTATTGGCAAAAACCAGCATACTATTCCCTATCTTATTTTTCTTTCGAAGATGCCTCAAAATAGCTATAAAAGGGGTAATTCCTGCCCCTCCAGCTATAAAAACGCCTTCGCCCTTAAAGCTGATTGTTCCCCAAGCATCTCCAATTTCCACCTCATCCCCTACTTCAGCATTTCCAAGTCTTTTGGTCACTCCTTCGTGTCCCTTATAGGACTTAATGATAAATTCCAAATAATCATCTGAAGGCAAATTGGTAAATGTAAAAGGACGCTTTTCTGCTTCCCACCCTGCTTTTAACAAACTCACCTCAGTAGCCTGGCCTGGATTAAACTGAAAGCCACGCGGTTTCTCCAACTTGAACCTGTTGACATCATGGGTCAATGGCTCTTTTTCCAAAATTTTCAATCTATAGTTCGCCATACCTTAACTTACAAAAAAGCCTGCGCTTTTTGAAATGATGATGGGACACATCTTTGAATTTTGATACGAATTAGGCTTTCAAGTATTTATATTTTATACAGTAAGTCCCTGACGATTTCGGTCATCTTTGGTTCTGCAATGGCCGCGGCTGCAATCACTTCTTGTATGGAAATTTTCTTGATATTACCAGGGGAACATAAATCCGTGATGGCTGACATAGCAAACACTGGCAAATCCATCTGCCTGGCCACTATCACCTCCGGCACCGTGCTCATACCCACTGCATCTGCACCTATTGTTCTTAAATATTTGTATTCTGCTCTGGTTTCCAAGTTAGGTCCCTGCACCCCGGCATAAACGCCTTGATGGGCATTAATTCCCCTTTCTTTGGCAATCTTTAAAGCCTCATCTATTAAATCTAAATGATAAGGTTCACTCATATCAGGAAACCTTACACCAAAATCATCCAAATTCCTCCCTCTCAGCGGATTCTCCGGAAATAGATCAATATGATCATTGATGATCATCACATCACCCACTTTAAAATCAGGTTTCAATCCTCCCGCAGCATTTGACACTATTAATTGCGCTATACCAAGTTGTTTCATCACCCTCACTGGAAAGGTGACCTCCTTCATATTATAGCCTTCGTAATAATGGAAACGACCTTTCATGATCACAAGCTCAACCCCAGACAGCTTTCCGAAAATCAACTCTCCAGCATGGGTCTCAACGGTTGAAATAGGAAAGTTGGGAATATCTGTATAGGAAATGGACTTTTCCACATCAATATGATCTATCAATTGTCCCAATCCAGTACCTAAAATCACTCCGACCTTGGGCTGCCCCGCGTATGACCCCTGGATAAAACTTACTGCTTGGCTAATTTGGTCTATATATGCTTCGGTGTTTCCTTTTTTCATGTTTTCTTGGAATTGGACAAACTACAATCTTATTTTGAGGCTAATAAATTCACATCAGAACTTTATATACCACGATATTGTATATTAAAGATCAAATTAACAAGTTTAAGACTTATTCATGATCAAAATTATTATAGGTACCAATAGAAAAAACGCGCTTTCAAAAAGCATAGGTTTACTGTACCAGGAAATTCTGAAGGAACTAGGAGTAAAATCTGAATTAATTGATCTAAGGAAGCTTCCAAACGATTTTGTCTTTACTGCCTTATATGAAAACAATGGGCGAAACCAAGATTATAATGAACTTCATGATCAAATAAAAACTGGAGACAAATTCGTATTTATCGTTCCTGAATACAATGGCTCCTTTCCCGGGATATTAAAGTCATTTATCGATGGCATGACCTATCCCAATACCTTCAGAAACAAAAAATGTGCTTTGGTGGGACTTTCCTCTGGAATAGGCGGCGGTGGCATCGCATTGAGCCACCTGACCGACATATTCAACTACCTGGGAATGCATGTCTTGGCGAGTAAACCAAAACTTGCAAAAATTGAGGAAAATATGTCTAATAACTTGCTCACCAACAAGTTTTACATAGACCTTTTAAAATCCCAGGCAGAAATGTTGATTAACTTTTAGTTAGTCAACATTATCATGTAAAAACCGGTTATTGCCCAGAATCTCATTATCATCATTCAAATTGAACTTGGAAATGTTGGTTTCTGAGCTATGTTGCACATCCTGGAGTTTTACATTTTTCCTTAAATAAGCAGGCTTATCAAGCTTCTCCTTAAATTCTTCTGGAGTTTGATTGGCAGCCCTTAGATTTTTCAATCTTTCGAAGCGCTCATGCGCACGCTGCATGGCCTTTTGCTTGATTTGCTCATAATAATCATTGGTATAAGCCGCATTGGACTGACTTGGTTCCTCATACCTTGGTGCACTTGGCTGCTCAGCTTGAGGCTCCTCGTCATACAATGGTGTCACTTTTCTAGTTTCGGCAGTAGGATTGGCTGGTACAAACTCAAATTCATCTTCTGAAGAATTTGCATTTGTCTGACGATAATCCTCTTCTGTTTCTACCTGGCTCTGAGGCTGAACTTGTGGTTTAGCCGGTTGAGCAGAAGATGCACTTGGCTCTTCATTCTTGTTATTGACGGGATTAGGCTGCTGAACAGTAAAGGTAAAGGTCTGACCAGCTGTGGCTGTAGTATCCTCAGTTACCTTGGTAGTCTTACCAGAATCCAAGTCTATTACCTTTTTGGCATTTTCCTCTTTCTCTTGCTCCTCTTTTTTTGCTTTATCGGCCTCGTCTTTTGTCAATGCCCCTGCCTGAAAGCCAGTAGCAATAACGGTTACTCGGATAGATTTCTTCAAGTCCGGATCGATACCCTGACCGAAGATCACCTCAGCATCATCACCTGCACGCTCTTGGATGTATTCAGTGATTTCACTCAATTCATCCATTGAAAGCTCTTCTTCCTCGCCTGACATGATGGACAAGAGGATCTTCTCAGCTCCCTTGATATCCACATTGTTCAACAATGGAGAAGCGATAGCTTTCTCTGCAGCCTTGATCGCTCTGCCTTCCATTTCTTCGGTAGCAGATCCCATTACAGCAGCTCCGGCATCCTTCATTACCGTTTTAACATCTTCGAAATCGACGTTTACATCCTGGTGAACAGTGATGATTTCCGCAATGGATTTAGCTGCAGTGCTCAAAACATTATCTGCTTTACCAAATGCTGAACGGATTGGCAAATTACCATAAACCTCTCTTAGCTTATCGTTAAGAATAACCAATACGGTATCACAGTTGGCCCTTAAATCCTCGATCCCCCTTTGGGCAGCGCCAGTCTTCTTACGACCTTCAAAAATAAATGGCGCAGTAACAATCCCTACTGTAAGGATATCCATATCCTTTGCGATCTTAGCAATCACTGGAGCAGCGCCTGTACCGGTACCACCACCCATACCAGCAGTGATGAAAACCATTTTGGTATTATCAGAAAGTAACTCTCTGATTTCTTCTTTACTTTCCAAAGCAGCATTTCTTCCTTTCTCAGGATTAGCGCCTGCTCCAAGTCCCTCTGTAAGGTGCGCTCCAATCTGAAGCTTTAAAGGAACTGGACTGCTTTTTAATGCCTGCGAGTCTGTATTTACTACCACAAACTCCACATCCTTTATTCCTTGGCTGAACATGTGGTTCACTGCATTGGAACCACCGCCTCCCACGCCTATCACCTTTATGATAGACTTGTGATTTTTAGGAATATCAAATTTGTAATCTTTCATGATATCTGACATTATTTCCTCAATTTTTGGTGAACTGTTATTTCTAAATTTTATTACGCTTTCTAAATCTTTCTAATCTGTATTAATAGTTGCTATCGTCCCCGATATCGTCCGTGATAAAGTCCTTCAATCTTTTTCTGATACTTCCAAAAATGTCTTTACCAGGCATTTCCATCTGTCTGCGCTCGTTTTTGCCCTCAACCGGAACAGATTGGCGCTGACGGTAATAATCCTCTCTATCGTCCAAGGCTTTGAAGCCAGCCAATACCAAACCAACTGTGGTGGCATACATCGGGCTCTTCACTTCTTCAATCTTAGATTTGCCCAAATGCTCATTTGGATAGCCAATCCTAGTGTCCAATCCAGTCATATATTCAAATAATTGACCGACACCCTGAAGCTGTGAACCACCTCCTGTAAGGACAATTCCTCCAGCCAATTTCTTATAAAGTCCACTTGCTACGATTTCAGATTGGACCATCTCAATGATCTCCTCCATTCTAGCCTCGATAATGCAAGCCAAGTTCCTTACAGAAATTTCCTTTGGAGGCCTGTTTCTTAAACCAGGAATGGATACGATCTCATTTGGATTGGCCTCCTCAGCTATGGCACGGCCAAATTTGGTTTTCAATAGCTCTGCTTGGTTTTGCATCACCATACACCCTTCCTTGATGTCGGAGGTAATGATGTTACCACCAAATGGAATCACCGCCGTATGACGGATGATATTATCATAGAATATAGCGATATCCGTAGTACCTCCTCCGATATCTACAAGACAAACACCTGCCTCTTTATCCAAATCGCTGAGGACTGAAAGCGAACTGGCAAGGGGCTCAAGAATCAGATCTTTGGAATGAAGCTCTGCCCTTTTTACACATCTGTTGATATTATTGATAGCTGTGGTCTGTGCGGTAATAATATGGAAATCTGCTTCTAGACGAGCACCTGACATACCCACTGGATCCTTGATTCCATCCTCATAATCTACCGTATAATCCTGCGGCATAACATGTATAATCGTATTGCCAGGAGGAACGACAATATTCTCCATATCATTGGAAAGACGGCGCACATCTTCGATGGTGATTTCATCATCCTTGGTATTTCGGATGATCACACCATGGTGCACAGAACTGCGGATATGCTGTCCGGCTATACCGACAATTACCTCTCTGATATCTACCTCCGCCATATCAGAAGCTTCATTAACAGCTTTCTGAATCGCATTTACGGTTTTATCAATATTGGTAACAATGCCCCGGATCACTCCATCAGACACTGCCTTGCCCATGCCCAGCACTTCCAGTTTTCCGAACTCGTTTTTGCGCCCAATGATGGCACAAATTTTCGTGGTTCCAATGTCCAGTCCTACGATTAATTTGTCAGTTTCCATAGCTATATCAATTATTCACAAATGATTTGATCCTTAAATTCCACATTTACCCTGGTATAGGCATCCCAACCTTTTTCAGGGATAATCTCCTCATAGAAGAGATTGATTTTTTTAAATTTTCTCTCAATATCAACAGGCTTTCCAAACTCAATCCGCTGTCTTCCCACCTGCTGGTACATATTTATATTTCCATTTTTATCAATTTCCAAAGAAGCAATCTGTGCACTCCAAAATTCATTTTGATCTATAAAGTTGATCAGATCCAAAAGTCCCTGGTGCTCTTTGGTTAAATCTTTGGCCGCCAACAACTCATTTGCCATAGCCCCATTTATAATCAATACCCTTGAGGTATAATGTGTAGACGTTGGCAAAATCAACCCCTCAGAAGATATATATCCATCTGCAGCCAAAGACCTCGTAATCCTCGCCATTGGCCTATATTGATCCACTGTCACCAATACTTCCCCTTTCAGGTCAGTGTATACTTCTGCATTTTTTACAAATGGATGACTCTCCACCTTTTCTTCCAAGTTTCTCAAAGCGATGCTCTCCAGTTTCGCTCCATCTGTAAGCATAGGAAACTCTTTCAATAACATGGAAGATATCTCTTCCTCCTCCACAAAATAAACATCACTTATTCCTTTCACCTTTACGGACAATCCATGGTAACTTCTCTCCGCACCTTTCTTTTCCACAAAGCCTATGAATACCAACAAGACCAACAACAAGGCCGTGAAGACAAATGATTGCTTTATTTTTACTCCCTTCAATCCCATGATGCT is from Echinicola marina and encodes:
- a CDS encoding cell division protein FtsQ/DivIB, translated to MGLKGVKIKQSFVFTALLLVLLVFIGFVEKKGAERSYHGLSVKVKGISDVYFVEEEEISSMLLKEFPMLTDGAKLESIALRNLEEKVESHPFVKNAEVYTDLKGEVLVTVDQYRPMARITRSLAADGYISSEGLILPTSTHYTSRVLIINGAMANELLAAKDLTKEHQGLLDLINFIDQNEFWSAQIASLEIDKNGNINMYQQVGRQRIEFGKPVDIERKFKKINLFYEEIIPEKGWDAYTRVNVEFKDQIICE
- a CDS encoding FAD-binding oxidoreductase; its protein translation is MANYRLKILEKEPLTHDVNRFKLEKPRGFQFNPGQATEVSLLKAGWEAEKRPFTFTNLPSDDYLEFIIKSYKGHEGVTKRLGNAEVGDEVEIGDAWGTISFKGEGVFIAGGAGITPFIAILRHLRKKNKIGNSMLVFANKTNDDIILYEELKAILGHKFINIISDQKDTAYDKGLINKEYLKNKIGHFDHQHFYVCGPGGFMKAVMGGLKELGAEPDALVFEK
- the ftsZ gene encoding cell division protein FtsZ, producing MKDYKFDIPKNHKSIIKVIGVGGGGSNAVNHMFSQGIKDVEFVVVNTDSQALKSSPVPLKLQIGAHLTEGLGAGANPEKGRNAALESKEEIRELLSDNTKMVFITAGMGGGTGTGAAPVIAKIAKDMDILTVGIVTAPFIFEGRKKTGAAQRGIEDLRANCDTVLVILNDKLREVYGNLPIRSAFGKADNVLSTAAKSIAEIITVHQDVNVDFEDVKTVMKDAGAAVMGSATEEMEGRAIKAAEKAIASPLLNNVDIKGAEKILLSIMSGEEEELSMDELSEITEYIQERAGDDAEVIFGQGIDPDLKKSIRVTVIATGFQAGALTKDEADKAKKEEQEKEENAKKVIDLDSGKTTKVTEDTTATAGQTFTFTVQQPNPVNNKNEEPSASSAQPAKPQVQPQSQVETEEDYRQTNANSSEDEFEFVPANPTAETRKVTPLYDEEPQAEQPSAPRYEEPSQSNAAYTNDYYEQIKQKAMQRAHERFERLKNLRAANQTPEEFKEKLDKPAYLRKNVKLQDVQHSSETNISKFNLNDDNEILGNNRFLHDNVD
- a CDS encoding purine-nucleoside phosphorylase produces the protein MKKGNTEAYIDQISQAVSFIQGSYAGQPKVGVILGTGLGQLIDHIDVEKSISYTDIPNFPISTVETHAGELIFGKLSGVELVIMKGRFHYYEGYNMKEVTFPVRVMKQLGIAQLIVSNAAGGLKPDFKVGDVMIINDHIDLFPENPLRGRNLDDFGVRFPDMSEPYHLDLIDEALKIAKERGINAHQGVYAGVQGPNLETRAEYKYLRTIGADAVGMSTVPEVIVARQMDLPVFAMSAITDLCSPGNIKKISIQEVIAAAAIAEPKMTEIVRDLLYKI
- a CDS encoding amidohydrolase, encoding MYRILLTSFCLLISSFIFGQNQLHQKIDQSTKSIESKVIDWRRDIHQHPELGNQETRTAALVAKHLRQIGIEVKENVAVTGVVGFLKGGHEGPTVALRADMDALPVTERNDLPFKSTKTTIYNDQETGIMHACGHDTHVAILMGVAEVLAGMKDELHGNVKFIFQPAEEGVFDPGIDSWGAKQMVEEGVMDDVNAVFGLHINSQTEVGKIKYRSGPAMAAVDNLKLTVKGRQAHGAYPWSSIDPIVTAAQIINSLQTIISRNVNITENPAIVTIGSIHGGLRQNIIPEEVEMLGTIRTYGHEQQELIHRRIHEIVSHTAQAAAAQVNIEIDKIYPATINNPELTKKMVQTLNTVAGKENIIYHDPITGAEDFSYFQQEVPGLFIFLGGMPKGKDPTKVAAHHTPDFFIDEESLKLGVRALSYLTVDYMDQQ
- the ftsA gene encoding cell division protein FtsA, which gives rise to METDKLIVGLDIGTTKICAIIGRKNEFGKLEVLGMGKAVSDGVIRGIVTNIDKTVNAIQKAVNEASDMAEVDIREVIVGIAGQHIRSSVHHGVIIRNTKDDEITIEDVRRLSNDMENIVVPPGNTIIHVMPQDYTVDYEDGIKDPVGMSGARLEADFHIITAQTTAINNINRCVKRAELHSKDLILEPLASSLSVLSDLDKEAGVCLVDIGGGTTDIAIFYDNIIRHTAVIPFGGNIITSDIKEGCMVMQNQAELLKTKFGRAIAEEANPNEIVSIPGLRNRPPKEISVRNLACIIEARMEEIIEMVQSEIVASGLYKKLAGGIVLTGGGSQLQGVGQLFEYMTGLDTRIGYPNEHLGKSKIEEVKSPMYATTVGLVLAGFKALDDREDYYRQRQSVPVEGKNERRQMEMPGKDIFGSIRKRLKDFITDDIGDDSNY
- a CDS encoding NADPH-dependent FMN reductase — encoded protein: MIKIIIGTNRKNALSKSIGLLYQEILKELGVKSELIDLRKLPNDFVFTALYENNGRNQDYNELHDQIKTGDKFVFIVPEYNGSFPGILKSFIDGMTYPNTFRNKKCALVGLSSGIGGGGIALSHLTDIFNYLGMHVLASKPKLAKIEENMSNNLLTNKFYIDLLKSQAEMLINF